The DNA sequence CGTACCCTTTCGCGCCGGAAACAGCATAGCCGACGCAGTCGACAAGACGGATGTTGACTTCAAGCCCCTCGTCGACTTTCACCGTCACCGCCTGGTTGGGCACGAACTTTGGCTCCGTCGTCATGATCGTTTTGCCCGCGGCGCTTTGCGGCAGTTCGTCCTGGGCGCGCGCCTTGTCGGCTTCGTTTTGAATGTTCGGAATGACGACAAGCTCCATAAACCGCTTAATAAACGTCGATTTCCCGGTGCGGACAGCACCGACGACCCCTAAGTAAATGTCGCCGCCGGTCCGCTCGGCGATATCTTTAAAAATATCGACCTTTTCCAAATGACTCCCCTCCAGTCTTTCGGTCGTTATAAGAAACATTGGAATGAGCTAGCATAGTCGGACACTATATGCATATGATGTTGTCCGATTCGGTTATGACTAAAAGCCATAAATAAAAATCCCTTCTCTAGAATGTATTTTTCCAGAGAAGGGATGATGACTCATTTCGTGAAAAAAATCGGCTCGTTCGTCTTGGCGTCGATCGTGTACGGAAGGGAGTACGCCGGCACGAACAGCGAATGGTCGGTCAAAATCGGGCGAATATCGTCACCCGGCTTGTAGTGGTGCGGATATTTTTTCAACGCCGCATACAAATCAGAACGGTAGTCAATGTAAATTTCTCCATTCCCGTCGATGACAAACGGCAAGTTGTTGCCGGAAAACGGGCTGACGACATAAGGCGGCTCTTTATAGCCGAGCTTTTTGTAATCGAGCGTAAATACGCCCGGTGCGACGACATCTTGAAATGGCGGATAACCGTGCCGATCCGTATACATCGAAAGCCGCAGCTTCAAATCGCGGATGCGCTCAGCGAGACGCAGGTCAAGAAGCTTGACCGTCGGGTTCGTTTCCGCATCGATGATCATATACTGGAAAACACCCCCGCTTTCATAGGCGTTTCCCGGCGGTTCCTGCATGTAGCGGGGAACGAGCTTTTGAAAGTCAACCGGATATTTTAAATACATCGGTGTTTTCATGTCGCGCGTCTTGATCGGCAGCAATCCGCCGGTCGCCTTCCGGTATTCGTCAACCGCCGATTGGACGGCCGCCACTTGGTCTTTGTATGGAATTTGGTTTTGCTTAAGCCGCTCTTGCGGATACAAGCAGCCGGAAAGCGGCACGAGAAACAAACAGGCTAAAAGAAAGCGAGCAATCCATTTCATAGTTCCTCCATCCTTTGCCTATTGCTGCGTCGGTCCGCTGAACACGACAAAAATAATGATGATGCCAGCGAGAATCAACAGGACGTAAGCGATAACCGCCAGCAAAAAGCGAAGCCAGCGAATCTTGAGCTTGTAGCGGCTCAAATAAATGAAACCGACGGAAATAAACATGAACACCATTGAGGCGATGGCGATCCACATTTTCGCTAAAGCCGGTGACATACGTGTTCCTCCTTTTTTCGACAACTATTATATCATCGCCATAAAAAAAGCTGAAGTAAAGCGGGGCTTTCTTTACTTCAGCATCACCTTATACCCTTCCGGAAGCTCAAGCCGATGATGGTTCGTCATATTGTATGCAAAACAGGGACGACTTGTACCGCCATCCGCCTATTTTCAGCGTTACGGCTCGGCAAAAATGTTTATGACATCGTCCATTTCCTGCTTTTTTCCGCGCGCCATGAGCGAATCGACTGCTTCTTTCGGCTCTTTCCCTTCGAACAAGACTTCATAGAGCGCCTCGGTAATCGGCATTTTGACGCCGAGTTCTCCCGCCAGCTCGTACGCCGCTTTTGTCGTCCGCACCCCTTCGACAACCATCCCCATGCTTTCGAGCACCTCGTCAAGTTTTTTTCCTTGGCCAAGCATATAACCGGCCCGCCAGTTGCGGGAATGGGTGCTTGTGCACGTGACAATCAAGTCGCCGACTCCGGCCAGCCCGGAAAAGGTGAGCGGGTTGGCGCCAAGCGCACAGCCGAGCCGGGCAATCTCGGCCAACCCTCTTGCGATGAGGGCTGCTTTCGCATTATCCCCGTAGCCGAGCCCGTCGCTGATGCCGGCGGCCAAGGCGATGATGTTTTTCAGCGCCCCGCCGACTTCGACACCGACTAAATCCGGGTTCGTATACACGCGGAAATAGTGATGGTTCATAAATAGATCTTGAATGCGCTGCGCCGCTTCCATATTCGGCGATGACACCGCCACCGTCGTCGGATGGCGGAGCACCACTTCTTCCGCATGGCTCGGCCCCGAAAGAACGACAACGTCTTCCAGCCATTCGCCCATTTCCTCAGCGACAATTTCCGATACGCGCTTGTGCGTCCCCGGCTCGATGCCTTTGCTGACGGCGACCACGGTGACCGGCGCCGCCAGGCACGCGCGCGCTTTTTGCAGCACGCCGCGGATCGCCTTTGTCGGCACAGCGAGCACCGTTACGGACACGCCGTCGAGCGCAGCGCAAAGATCATGATAACCGATGATCGCTTCCGTCAGGCGGACGCCCGGCAAATATTTTTCATTCGTCCGCCGTTGGTTGATTTCCTCGATCTGTTCAGCCCGCTGCCCCCAAAGCCGAACGCGGTGCCCGTTGTCAGCCAGAACGAGCGCCAGCGCCGTCCCCCAGCTTCCTGCGCCCAATACAGCAATGTTCTCCATCGTTTCCCACTTCCTTTATCCGATTGTCGCAGCCTTCCGCTTTTCTTATTTCCGCGGGCGGGCGATGATTTTGATCGGTGTACCCTCGAAGCCAAACGCATCGCGGATGCGGTTTTCCAAAAATCGTTCGTACGAAAAGTGCATCAATTCCGGATCGTTGACAAAGGCGACGAACGTCGGCGGCTTGACGGCGACTTGCGTCATATAATAAATTTTCAAGCGCTTGCCGTTATGCGTCGGCGTCGGGTTCATCGCCACCGCATCCATAATGACTTCATTGAGCACGTTCGTCTGAACGCGCATCGCATGGTTGTCGCTGACAAGCTGCACGAGCGGCAGCAACTTATGGAGCCGCTGTTTCGTCTTCGCCGACACAAATAAAATCGGGGCATAGTCCAAAAATGGGAAGTGGTCGCGAATCTTCCGCTCAAATTCAGCCATCGTTTTGTCATCCTTTTCGATGGCGTCCCATTTGTTGACGACGAGAATCACCCCGCGCCCGGCTTCATGCGCATAGCCAGCGATTTTTTTATCTTGCTCGAGAATGCCTTCTTCGGCGTTTAGCACGACAAGAACGACATCCGACCGTTCAATGGCCCGCAACGCGCGCAGCACGCTGTATTTTTCCGTGCTTTCGTAAATTTTTCCGCGTTTGCGCATTCCTGCCGTATCAATAATAACATATTCCTGCCCTTCACGCACAAACGACGTGTCCACCGCATCCCTTGTCGTCCCGGCAATGTCGCTGACAATGACCCGCTCTTCCCCTAAGATGGCGTTGACAAGCGACGATTTGCCGACATTCGGACGGCCGATGAGGCAAAACTTAATCACGTCCTCTTCATACTCTTCGGCGGCCCCTTTTGGAAAATGGCGGACGACGGCGTCAAGCAAATCGCCAAGCCCCGTCCCGTGCGCCCCGGAAATCGGATACGGCTCCCCGAATCCAAGCGCGTAAAAGTCGTAAATCAAATCACGCATTTCCGGATTGTCGATTTTGTTCACGGCTAGCACGACCGGCTTGTTCGACCGGCGGAGCAGCTTGGCCACCTCTTCATCAGCCGCAGTCACACCGTCGCGGCCGTTCGTCATAAAGATGATGACATCCGCCTCATCGATGGCGATTTCCGCCTGTTGGCGAATTTGCACAAGCAGCGGCTCATCGCCGATGTCGATGCCGCCGGTGTCGATTAAGTAAAATGTATGGTTCAGCCATTCGGCTCTGCTGTAAATGCGGTCGCGCGTCACCCCAGGCACGTCTTCCACAATGGAAATGCGCTCTCCGACAATGCGGTTGAAAATCGTTGATTTCCCCACATTCGGACGGCCGACAATCGCTACAACTGGATTTGCCATGCTACCACCCTTTTGATCCTCATTTTTATTTCGTTTGCTCTTGAAGAGGCGCCTTTTTCCAGACCAGACATCCATCCCTGCCAAGCACGCTTGGGCGATCCGCGCCTTTGCCGCCCACCCGGCTTGAAAAGCGGGGAAGGCGCTGGGCGATGAACCAAAACGTGCTGCAACTGCTTTATTTTATCAAAAAGTGAAACACCCAACAACCGCCTAATGCTTGACGATCACAAGCAGCCCGTCGCTGAGCTCATGGGCGATGCCGTCCAAAATCGCCTCCAAATTGGCGGCGATTCGCTCCATCTCCTCCTTCGTGCGGCAAACAAAGATCGGCGCACCCCCAGCGACGGCTTCACCGTTGATCGTAATGACCGCCAAAATCATTTTTTCATGCGTCATCACCGCTGCCCCCTCTCCGTTTCCAACGCCGCTCGCCCGGCATGCGGATCGCGCTCTCCAACACCGGAACATTCTCAATGACCGCTTTCGCCTTCTCGATATCCTCCACTTGCGGCAAAATGAAAATGCCGACGCGCCCGTCGTTTAAATCACGTTTGGCGAGCGGCACGAGCGCCGGCGTCCCGGAGTCGCGGTAAATGCCGAGCGCCGTCGACACATCGTGCAAAATTGCCTGCCGCTGCCCAAGGTTGGCGATCGTTGTTCGGGCGTTGAAGTTTTTCGGCGTCAAAATAAACCCCATCCCGTAGCGCAAAATTTCTTCCCTCCGCGCCGGCAAGCCGATATTCATAATGTAAATGTTGTCCACATACAGCCCTGCCCCCTCAAAATGGGGTTTGACATATTTCACATCGGCGATATCTTTCAACCGGCTCCCGCTCATAAATCGCCGCGCCACCATCATGCCGATGGCGCTGGCCGCGAGCGCCGCCCAAACGTTCCACACTAAATAAAAAAGAGTCGATAAAAACGAAACGAAAATGACCAAATAGTTCCGCCCTTCAAACACAATCGCAATGCCTTCAATGTATGTTTTTCCGCGCGGCACTAATTCATACTGGTCAAGCTCGTTCAACGTGTTGCGCTCCATGTTGCGCACATCGCGAAACTGTGAGGCGGCCAACGCCAAAAACGTGATGGCGGCAAACTCCTTTTCCATGATCGCCGGCACGGCGACCGTCCCTAGACCGGCAGCGATCACCCCCAATGCGATATGGATCGTCCGCCCGTGCAAGTATGTCGGATACTGCCGGTAATCGGTGCGCAACAAATAAAGGCGGGTCAGCACTCCGACAGCGACACCGTATAAAATGGGAAACGTATATTCGTTCACGACTGTCTCGCCCTCCTTACAGGCCGTTTTTCCTCGAGCTGAAGCGACAGGAAGCGGATCATTTCCCAAATAAGCAAACACGACGCGCTGATCGCCGCCGCGTCGAAAAACGAGAACGAACCGAGCACATAGTCGGGCGCCATGCGGTGAATGGCCATGGCGTATACCGCTTCCCCTTGGCAGCCGCCAAACGCCAGACAAAGAAGGCGGGCGGCAAAGCGGCGATGAAACAAACTGCTGACGATAACGAGCCACCAAGCGAGCATCCACTGGCCGTCAAGCCAAATCCAAACCGGATCAAACAAGGCAAGCAGGCGGAAGGCGGCATAGGCAAACGCCAAGCCGGACGCCGACAGCGCCAGAAACGGAAGGCGGCATGGCCGCCGCTCGATGGCCGCATAACATGAACATAAAAAAAGAACGAAAAACGCCAACGTGGCGCGGACAACACCGATTTCCACCGTCAACGACGCGGAACTGATCATCACAAGAGCGAACGCCGCCAGCCTCGTCCGTTCGCCCGTCTTTTTCATCAAAAAGGTGGCGACAATCCATATGAACCAAAAAAAGAGATAAAAATAAGTCCCTTCCATCTTTTCCACCCCTTATTATGTCCATTATGTCATCTTTTATGGCCGTTCATTCATGCATAGAAAAAAGAACGCCCGGTCATAGTAAAAATGATATTCATCAAGAAAGGAGCGGGGTGTATGGGAAAAGACCGTCAGGAGAAAAAGCTGAAACAATCGCGGCGCGTCGAGTCCGACCGCGACCAGTCATTCGCCTACAAAGGCGCAGCCCGGCTTGATACGCCGGAAGAAGCGCGCGAACGGAACGGGCAGTAACAACGCGCCGCCTGTGGAAAACCTCGCTATACGCGATCATAATAAGAAAAGGGTGTTCCGGCCTTTCTCGGACACCCTTTTTTTACACTTAGGTTATTTCAATTTTTTCAACTGCTCGCCGATCACTTCGCCGAGCTGGAAGCCGCGCGATTC is a window from the Geobacillus stearothermophilus ATCC 12980 genome containing:
- a CDS encoding DUF2768 domain-containing protein, with the protein product MSPALAKMWIAIASMVFMFISVGFIYLSRYKLKIRWLRFLLAVIAYVLLILAGIIIIFVVFSGPTQQ
- a CDS encoding NAD(P)H-dependent glycerol-3-phosphate dehydrogenase, producing the protein MENIAVLGAGSWGTALALVLADNGHRVRLWGQRAEQIEEINQRRTNEKYLPGVRLTEAIIGYHDLCAALDGVSVTVLAVPTKAIRGVLQKARACLAAPVTVVAVSKGIEPGTHKRVSEIVAEEMGEWLEDVVVLSGPSHAEEVVLRHPTTVAVSSPNMEAAQRIQDLFMNHHYFRVYTNPDLVGVEVGGALKNIIALAAGISDGLGYGDNAKAALIARGLAEIARLGCALGANPLTFSGLAGVGDLIVTCTSTHSRNWRAGYMLGQGKKLDEVLESMGMVVEGVRTTKAAYELAGELGVKMPITEALYEVLFEGKEPKEAVDSLMARGKKQEMDDVINIFAEP
- the der gene encoding ribosome biogenesis GTPase Der, whose product is MANPVVAIVGRPNVGKSTIFNRIVGERISIVEDVPGVTRDRIYSRAEWLNHTFYLIDTGGIDIGDEPLLVQIRQQAEIAIDEADVIIFMTNGRDGVTAADEEVAKLLRRSNKPVVLAVNKIDNPEMRDLIYDFYALGFGEPYPISGAHGTGLGDLLDAVVRHFPKGAAEEYEEDVIKFCLIGRPNVGKSSLVNAILGEERVIVSDIAGTTRDAVDTSFVREGQEYVIIDTAGMRKRGKIYESTEKYSVLRALRAIERSDVVLVVLNAEEGILEQDKKIAGYAHEAGRGVILVVNKWDAIEKDDKTMAEFERKIRDHFPFLDYAPILFVSAKTKQRLHKLLPLVQLVSDNHAMRVQTNVLNEVIMDAVAMNPTPTHNGKRLKIYYMTQVAVKPPTFVAFVNDPELMHFSYERFLENRIRDAFGFEGTPIKIIARPRK
- a CDS encoding capping complex subunit for YIEGIA — its product is MTHEKMILAVITINGEAVAGGAPIFVCRTKEEMERIAANLEAILDGIAHELSDGLLVIVKH
- a CDS encoding YIEGIA family protein; its protein translation is MNEYTFPILYGVAVGVLTRLYLLRTDYRQYPTYLHGRTIHIALGVIAAGLGTVAVPAIMEKEFAAITFLALAASQFRDVRNMERNTLNELDQYELVPRGKTYIEGIAIVFEGRNYLVIFVSFLSTLFYLVWNVWAALAASAIGMMVARRFMSGSRLKDIADVKYVKPHFEGAGLYVDNIYIMNIGLPARREEILRYGMGFILTPKNFNARTTIANLGQRQAILHDVSTALGIYRDSGTPALVPLAKRDLNDGRVGIFILPQVEDIEKAKAVIENVPVLESAIRMPGERRWKRRGGSGDDA
- a CDS encoding YphA family membrane protein, with product MEGTYFYLFFWFIWIVATFLMKKTGERTRLAAFALVMISSASLTVEIGVVRATLAFFVLFLCSCYAAIERRPCRLPFLALSASGLAFAYAAFRLLALFDPVWIWLDGQWMLAWWLVIVSSLFHRRFAARLLCLAFGGCQGEAVYAMAIHRMAPDYVLGSFSFFDAAAISASCLLIWEMIRFLSLQLEEKRPVRRARQS
- a CDS encoding YpzI family protein, whose protein sequence is MGKDRQEKKLKQSRRVESDRDQSFAYKGAARLDTPEEARERNGQ